Part of the Anopheles coluzzii chromosome 3, AcolN3, whole genome shotgun sequence genome is shown below.
ACCGAGCCcctatacgtaggactgattatcctgttTTGGATAaatcaaaaagtcactgaaagccaagcccattgtggttcaggcaggccttgaccgacaaccaaatgttgtgccaaatgaagaagatatatttgtttttgtaaaactgataatataaaaaaaattatacgaTGTTTATGATTCACAAAACCTGCAAAACTGTGTTTTGgaataataattttttattgtttttttaaacttttacacatttttgttttgtatgatTATCATCTTTATTTTATATGATGAATTTGTGACAAAACATATCTGAACAGTTTACTTAATATATCAATATCTCAGATTTCGGCtttcgaagaaaaaaaaaaacattttatacAAGTCACTAAACGTTATTCCAAAATATACTTATTTCGAAATATACGTAGAACGAATACGAGTTATGtgtatgaaagaaaaaaacaattaaaataaacgtaAACATCACGGAAAATATGATCAATATTCCAAACTATGGAAAAATTTCCCATAAATTctagataaaaaaatatttttttagtaaCGATATTTACCTGTGTGTGATACGCTcaatttcaatacctttcttCACCATGTCTCTAATGTTTAAAACTCCCCTCTACcgtcacgcacacatacacacatgcgaGCATGTTCTTTCAATTGAtactgtgtgtgcgtgtggacTGTGTACGAAAGCAAGCGAACCTCCGCTAGCATCGCATGTAACGCCTATAACGCACCGCATTACTGTTGAAAACTTCGGCGAGTACAGTTCGGTCTCGATCGAGCTCTCGCTGTTGTGCGTATTTCCCCCATCGCAATATCCGACCTGGTTGGTGTAAAATATCAGTGACTTGGTGGTAGTTAACTAGCAGCAAGGGAACATCGTTTTGGTGAAGTAAAATTTACCGTGGTTTTAAAACGGCAAGGCAAAGGCCTTCCCGCTGGTGAAACCGACGCGTGTGTAAAATCTCGCTAAAAGGGTAcgcttctttgtgtgtgttcgaaAGAGTTAATATACTGGCTCCGTTCTTGTTGTAAGTTGCGCGGCTATTTTGTGAcgaaaattgttgcaaaaggGCAAGATTTTCAACAAACAGCTTACACCACAAGTGAGTGAAAATACAACAACGCAAGCCATAAACGTCAGTGTCTACGCAAACTATAAACAGGTTACGCCCGTTACGAGGTTACCCATCATAACCTCAAAATTGAAGCTTGCTTGAAAAATAAAGAGACGACAAAaccccgcacacacaaacacatgcccGTGCGCTTGCGTGAGTAGCGTGGAAAGGGCCATCGAAAATCGCTGGTGTACGGTTGtgtggtagtagtggtggcAACAAAGAACAGTGCGCACccgtgtgtatgcgtgtatgAGTGCGATCGCCGCAGTGCGTGTGTCGAAAGCGAACGATAAAGGGAGCGATGCAATCGCGTTCTATTTTATACAAAAAGTATGAAAAGGGCGTGTTGAAAATTTGACGACCGTCTCGGAAGGGTGTTAGAAAGTACGGAAACTCTGCCGATTAAATTGTGCCGATCGAAACGGGTGCAATCACGGGTGAATGACTGTGAACGACGCAGTGAAGGTTTTATTTGTGCCCCGAACGCACGACGCCATCTTAGCAAAAAACAAGGGATTCGCGACCCGTCTCGAATCGCTGTGCGGGGCTTGTCAGATTGACAAGtgaaagaagcagaagcagtgcGCGTGTGTATACAAAcagaccagcagcagcaagccgaaaacatttgcaaaacaaGCGTGCGTGCATTTTCATTGTGCCTCccgtggtggtgtgtgcgcgAAGCAATATTCACAAGCAATTAGTAAAATGGGTGCACAGGTGTACAACCAGACGATCGAGCGGCTGCACTATTCCCCGGTGCCGCCGATCAAAAACTACAAACGACTGTCGCCGGCCAAAAGCCTGCTGAACCGCACCAAGCGCAATTTGTTCGGTTCGGTCGAACCGAAAGCATTCATGGAGTAAGTGTACTTTACAACGGAATATGTTTATTTAATCCCTTTCTACCATTGCTCATGTTGCTAAATACCCTTTTTGTTCCATCTTATCCGCAGTTACTACAAAAGTCAAATGCAAAAGGCGAGCGAGGAAAAGCGGAAGAAATGGAACTTCAACTTCAACCTCGAAAAGCCCCTGGACGGTCCGCTGCAGTGGGAACCGGTGGGAACGAACCGTGTGCCGGTGGTCACGTTGACGCAGGCCGCACACGTGATACCGGGCACTAGGCGACCGGCGGGACTGGAgcgtagcagtagcagcaccagcagcagctcggtcGACATCCTTTCGTCGGACGAACTGATGGACCAGCGGGCGGAACGTGCAAACCGGGGCAGCAGTGTGGAGTCTCTCGATGGTACGCTCTCGTCATTGTCACCTgccgaagaggaggaggaagagcagGAATCGGTCCAGACCTACCCGATAATGCCCAGCTCGCCCAAGAAGAAGTGCGCGGCGCGCAGCCAGTCGCCAAAACCGTCGTCCTCGAAGGGTTCGAAATTGCGACAGCCACAGATTACAGGTGAGTTTGTGCTTACTGCTGGGTCCTTGGATACGTTTCCTTCCTTTTGTATACTTGCCCATTTTCCGCCCTTATGTATGGGTGCATTGGtaacaataattaaaacaaagctaaTTATTGGAACTTTCGccctgaaaaaaaaatatacaaaatcaaaatcgtacCATCGGGAATGCATTCTGTTAACGTTACTTCACGccttattgattatttttaatgacCGCCAATTAACACTTGGTGTGCACGGTTGATGCTGACTGGTCGGGAATtgctttttcccctttttatgATGGGAAGGTGAAAGAATTTGTATCTCTTTCTGTGTCAATAATTAGCAATAAGAGTATCAATTTGCTAAAGAGGTGAAATGGAACCTTCACTAAGCAATGGTTTTTTTACTTGTGGTAAGAATCGATCTGCTTTCTGTTCCCTGGTTTCACCGGAGTGAAGACAATTTGCCCAAGTGTTTAATTTACTGCTTGAACGAACTAAAAAGCCAATATAAACGTTCTCAATTACACGCACACAGTATGGCACATTTACCCTAAATCGTGTGGGAATCTTCATCAATTTGCccggaacaaaaaaaaaatacgtttGTTCCAGAAAATCGATTATTCCTTCCCTAAAGCCTTAAGGTTACTGACACCCAGGTGTTTAAAATCTTCCCCTAAAAGAAACGAAGCAAAGTATACTTTCTCAgagaaaggatgaaaaaaatgaatcgtaACCGTTGAACTTATTAAAAACCAGAAAAATACATAATACGTTCCGCGGGGGTGCACAAAAATATATCCTTCGTGGCAAGGCAGCAATCTTAAGATTGTGTATTGCTACCCTTTTTATCCTATCCTTCTCTCTTCCTGCGACGTAAAAGAAGGTGCAGCGTGAAATAATGAATTCGTTTTACTGACCTCATCGAACATATGATCACTGTGTGGAACCTCCAGAAGGGGTCAATACGCATGATATGTGTGTATGATCTCGTTccgtgttgttttgctttcctgtTATCAAACCAACAAGCAGCGGCAACCTCCAATAAAAGCGCATGTGCGGAGCCTCGAGTGTGTTTTATGGTTCGTCGCTTTTTCCAACGGTTTTTTGGTTTGGCCACTCACACTGTTGTCTTTTGACCGGCCAGCCAGCCGTTCTAAAACACAAACCACCGACGAGACATGTATGTTCCGTTTTCATTTCCCTTACGATATTCTCGACATCTGCTCGGCAACGCAGCGCGTGTACGCCCGTGTCATGCTCCTCTGCGCGAACGGAaagcagagagaaagaaaggggaCACGGAAATgcatggaacgatcgcgcacagATCCCCATTGTTTCGGATCTATTTTCCATATTACACACCCTCGTTTAGCCTCAGCAGAGGGGTTCCTTctcgagggttttttttgttagctcTTACTAAGACAGATAGAAGAAGCGGGGGGAGAAGAAAAGGTCGTTATTACTGTCTGCCTTTGTTCTTTTGGGCTTCTTCAAGAACCTCGCCTCACGCGTAGGATGTTTCTGCTCGCCTGCATGACAGTTATGCTGCTCTTTTGGATGATCTATGCTTCTTGATTTTTGaacagaaacagaagaaaTTGCTGCACCTTTCACGGTTAGCAGAAACATTTTTCGAATGTACTTAATTGAGCTCGTCTTACAGCTACAGCCGTCCTAAGAGTaattcttttctgtttttcgcGCTTCGTGCACTTGCGTTGAGGTGTAATTATACAATTGTAGCTTGTTCCAGTCGCGATTTTAATGCTCCATATGTTTCCCTCGTCGGAGAATGGGGGGCCGCCACCCTTTTGCCCCAGTGTTCTTGGTGTAATTAGTGTGCAGTTGCGATGGGAGATATTTCACGGGTTCttcaactaaaataaaacgtacaattgtgtgtttgttatggTTGCATGAAGCTGAAGCGATCATTTTCAGCATGGCTTAATCGGTGGAACATTTTTTGTACGGATAATAACTTCAATTACTATTCACCAAGTTGAtggaatgattttaataagCTAGGTTTCTGATGTAGCCCAAATGTCTAAGCATAATTCTTAgcattttttcgttgttttaaaCTATTGCTGACCTTTTCAACCTGTGTTTCAACCAATGGTTtggaatttatgtttttaaaactcTCCTATCGCGACCGGATACGGGACATTCCGTTAGCTAATTGATGATGCACCAAACCCTAGCCTCTTATGGTAAACATGTTAAAAAAGATAGGATAAGCTATCCTTACCTTTTCTTCTCCTTATCTAGGTCATCCATGGTCAATGTTTCCGGTAGTTGTTTggtattttttgcaaattagTTTTTACCTTCCGAACCGGAAGAAAGAAAGTGCACACGTGTTGCCCGTTCGTCGTAATAGATGGCATGTGGTGTCCCTTccggggtttctttttttgcttgttttctaCACCGAAACATGTTTGGTTAAATCTCGAGTAAAATTTTCAGGGGTTTCTCCTGTTTCCCTACGGTTGCTGCAATTACGTCTAAATTGGAGAAATAATGCAAACCCATCATCCCTCTCTTGAAATCGATACTCGTTCTAGGATGTGAAAAGAATCATCGGTCGGAAAGGTCATTTTGCTACCAGCAGGGGTCCCTAGCAGCTAAAGGTGTATATTGAGTAAGAAAGGCACTGTACGGGGGCTGCGCCCGTTGTGTAGTACGGTATTTCAACCTCAAAATCCCGCAGCGTTGGGTGCTGCTGCATGGTGTGCGCTATTGTGGGACTAACGTTTCAAACACAGGCAAAATCAAAGAACGGTATTTTTTATTGAGCGATCCCAGCCCCATTGTGCTTTGAACCGTGTGCAGTTCCGGATGTTATGTGCCTTCTATTTGAGGATATGCAACTCCAAAAAGGGTATTCCTGTCCAACATTCCGTCTGTGCGTATTTTcattaacaaaaagaaaacgtttTTAATCACACTGTTTAGGGTGATTTGCTCCACGTAATTGCAATGTGGAATAAAGGGCTTTTTGTATTGTTGGTCGGTATTTAATTGCTAGTAGTATGGTTTACCTATGGCGGATAATAATAGTTTTAAGGTATAATAGCTTAAAAGAaaccgcaaaacaacacaattcaTGTTCGTTGAATTCtcaaattaaattactttCGGCCTTTTGCTATGCAAAATaatcgaaccaaaaaaaacctgtaATAAAATAACGTTTCTTTGCTAATTTAAACGTAAAGCTTGATAAGCTTGGATAATTCCGTTCCATAATATGGAGGTCAACCGATCGTATGCATTTTATCACATCCCGTTTTATTCCCCCATTTGTTTTCGAATAatcgaacaaaacaaagcgtccGTTGCATTAATTCGTCAAGCAAAACCGCTACCGGATTGCCGCTGCCTTCCGCTGTTGGGCCGTGGTGGACACCTGGACAAAGGTTGTAGACCTGCCGTACGCTGAACGAAAGCACATCCTTTCGTCCGTCCTtattttgtcttgtttttttttttggttttgccaTTCGatgtacaatttatttatcttCTCTCGCGGGCTCACCCGTAAAGCGAGATTGTACGTGGTAGCAGCAAtatgaaattattattatttttctggCGTGTGTTTTTCCGCTTTTACTGCGtccgtgctgtgtgtgtgcctgctgctgctgctccacagCGAACGATAGTGGGTCCATCCCGAGGGCACAATTTAACGATCGCGAGTGATCGTGGCGTCCGGGGTGTAACGCTCTTGTACACGAACTACCGAATTTCGCCAtcaggcagcagcagtcatGGAAAGATCTTTCCTCTTACCTTTGTAGCATCGTTTTTTTAATGTCTTCCAGCCAAAGATAAATCCTTCGCCCGGGAGTGTCACGGTGGAAACCAGAAACACGGCGAGGAAGCGACGTTTGTTTTGTACTGCATTGAAACGAGTTCCttcttttttacaatttttgatCACTTGCCCCGGTGTGATCGGTAGCGGCAGGAAGGGAAATAGGggattttcttccttcttgaTCGAGGTTCGTAgtactggtgctgctgtttttatgctttcatcatcatcccttCCCCATCGATCACCGCGGCAGTTGGCAGCAGAACATAAACCGACGAACGGGTTTTCTGCGGCCGCGACGCACTGCAGCGATGCACTTTTCGATGAAAGTTCAACTGAAGAAAATTGGTCTTATGCTGGTGCCGCTGCGCACAGTGCAATCAGGCtgtgtgatgatggtggtagttGTTGTTTTACCATTCGCTCTTGCGTGTTGctagtgtgttttgtttttgtggagTGATGTACAGTTTTATTTCTTAtgttctctttctcgcttgtGTTGTACGATTTGTTCTTTCACCTTTTTCGTTCcatttttggttgttttggggagcttatttttgtttatttttctgttctgattttgaagaaaaagatACATCACTCTTAACAGTAactatttttaaactattttttatgataaacTATTATTTTTGTGATGCTAAAAATCGAATGTTTTTGATCgattgaaaaacataaatgattttttttaattcttaaaTAATGGCACTGTGTACTGCTTACATTGAAGGATGGATTAAGAGATTTATAAATCAATGGATCGACTAATTTAGAACAATTTTTTTGCTTACCATTCACTTTGTTAACATTATTCTGGAACATTAAGTGTTTCATTTGCCCGATACTAGTCTTCATTCTCTTCCGCTGCCGCCGTGAcctgcttttttgtgtgtattcttTATCTTTTGCACCCTTTTGGCAAGCTTTCTCTTCCTCACGCGGAtctgttgtgttgtttacGTCGCGAGATGTTTGTACGAAATTTAAAAGTGCTTCGCAAAAGGTGTGCTGAGTAACGCGCCCGTAATGAAGAAGGAACACATACAATGGGCCAAAGACTGGGTCTTGAAGGGTCTCAACGGCGAGGGCTGTACCCGGAGTGTGGGTAAATAATCGAAGCAAAGGGTTTGCCTGTCGTCTGCCAGGTGGATTTTGGtcaatttcatcatcatctgtGTTGGTCGGGTGCactggttggtttgtttgttgcgaCCTGTGTTTCGCTGCAAAACAACCCCTACGGGAGACGCCTACCCTGTGGTTGATTTCCTTTTTACCCGCCTACCGCTGCCTGATTCAAGAAAGACAGACTCCTATCGTTTCACTTGTTTTTACCCCTACTCACCCGGGCAGCATGGCTACCATCCTCTTTTGCTGCCCTTTGGGGTTGCTATTTTGGCTGAGTCAACGCGCGAACACAGTTACTTTACGCGACGCAAGCGTAAACACGTTTCATCCTGTCTAACGGGAGGTTGCAAAGATACACGTTTTGGCGTGTGCTCCACGGCGCGTCCGTACCGGCCTCGTAGTGTCGTGCCTTGTTCGAGATAGGTGACGCCCGATGCACGACAATGGACCTGCCGGGAGAGTGGCGTTgcgaaaggaataaaaaatcatGTCCAAACGTGATCCTGGAACTGTGGAGCttggtttttgctgctcttttTGCAATCGCTTCCGACGGACGATCAAAAATCAGGATCAGTTCAACAAGCTCGTGTGATTATGCATAAAATAACTTTTATCTTAAACATTTATGAACATTGTAGTAATCCACTAACAAACTCTACCGGTTGGATCATTTTCATTAATAATATCCCTTCTAATGCCAATCAAAATAAACCACTTAGTGTCAACCAGACTGAGCATGTCAGGAATGACCTACTGTTGAGCTTCCAGCcgttcgacgacgacgacgtacTCCTATGTTGTGCTGCGTCGCGGAAGAAGTGCCTCTTGTTTGCTGTGTGGCAATTAAATTCctccacacacaaaccacaaatGTGTTTGCGGGTGGAACATCTGCTTCATGCTGCTCGTGCTCATTGACGGTGTGACACCCCGACACACGCCACTCTGCCTCGTCGCGTTCTGTCGATTAGACCACGGCAGGCCTAGCGGGTGGCTATTTACCATTTTGAATACGATATGTTTGCGCTGTGCTGCTTATCAGACGGTGTAAGGGAAAGAACGTGCTGTGATAAGAACAAGCTATCCCACAAAGCGTCTGCTAGAAGAAGAATCAAATTCATTGGACCGTACACGGCAGCATAAGATAGCAAAGGTTATGCTGTGATAGAAGGATCCAATCCTCTAAACACGTTGTTGATCGAGAGTTTGGAGGAACTGTTGCTGTCCTTGAAATTCCAACTCTTGATTTCCCGCGCAAACTTCGCTACAATCATCGCCGCGCAACGCGCTTGTCtagatggtttgttttgatttcacaATGTTACCAATACTATTTCGCAGCCAGAGTTCGCATATAGCATAGGCAAAGTTAGGCGCCAACTATTAATGGAATTAAGATTTTGGTTCCAGTTTCTTTTCGACTGACTTTTTAATGACTAAACCCTCCCTGACGGAGGTTACACAGGCTTGACAAAAACGCACAGGTAGCACTGGCTCTGAGGATCAACAAGTCCGACCCAACACACACTTTCTCCTCTCGCTCTGTCTAGGCTTGGACCGTGTCGTGTGAAAAGAAGAAACGGAAGCCTCTTACGAAGCAATTTTTAAAGGGAACAgatgcttttttcttctttcatccCTCCAATCGTTCTGCTGTGCCATTTCAAGGCATGCGTACGAGAGTCATTCTGTTTCACTCGGCGATCAACAAAACCACCTCGTTTCGGCAATTACCTGGCTGGCCgtgttttggttgtgtttttcgtAACAGATGTGGTGCCGCtgaagagttttttttcttgctgcttACAAGTCGAAAAATGGCACGCGCTTTCGGTGATCTTTGATATGTGTGTGGTTCAAGAGATAGAAGGACGTTTGCCCTTTCGAGCAAAAAAGGTTTGGCGTGTCTAACAGATGTGaggtgaaattgaatttttaggGTACTGGCGTTGCAGAGTTCCGGTAATGttttaaaagcttttaaaaaagaaatgtaGTGCAtacatttgaataaattacTCACACTACGCGCTGCTGGAAATGGCATGTGCCCATTATGCCGGGTttaaaattcctttttttgtgtgtgtcacgCCTAGAACCGGAACCGGTAGCGAATATTCCGCCTACAATCGTTTTACACACGGGCGCCATATGATCCGCAACGTACCATACCGTAGGCCACGTGCGTTGGGTGAGGTATCTTTTGTATCTTTCCTGTCGATCATGTGGTTTATCGGTTCTTGTTCATTCGTACACGGGCTAAAAATGagcaataaatgaataaaagatGAGAGAAGTGCATCGAAGCTTTACCGTAACAGCGGTTTTTGGCCTTTACGCGCTGACGTTGTTGTGGTGATGTTGTCGTTGAAATTAGCTCGGCCAGCGCCTACATACGGtgcataaattatgtttcGGTTCGGGTGGTTCCTGTCAAAAATGGTTCCGAAATGCACGCCAGATAAATGCTGCCCAGCCAGAGAGTGTTTTGTGGTGTGTTTCGACGGGGACGACGACAGGATAAGATGGTTAATCGAGCGTGCAGAGCCTACTTTACCATCTGTTTGCGCTCGGGAGCGGTGAATATGGGTTTTGTGCGAAACAGGAATTTTTCGAAACATTAGTAACGGTCACTTTGAAGCTCGTTAAGCGTTTGAGCGCGCGCGTTTTGATAGCGCTTTTGTGGTCCTGAAGGATGCATCTGCATCGTATTTTGCTTGCTTTCTATGCCGGACACAAACGATTCGTTGCGGTCAGTTATGGTCGAAACGCCGGTTGTCAAGTCCCTTTTCACTTTAATTGGGTTCTAAAAAGGCTGTTATATCTTCAAAAATAGCAAACATCGCTTTTGTCTCTAGTAGGGATTGAATTTGTTTGTTAGAGCGACGCTAATGCTTAGATAAATGTAGTCCGCACAGTATGAGACGCGAAGGTACGCTACatcagagagggagagatgaGAGAAGCTTTGTCTACCACAGCGTGTGTAGTCAGTCTGTCTGTCGTATGATTCATTTCAAGTTCGCCATGTACTCTAGTAAAGGCACAAAACGGCACAACCGAATCGCATTGAAAGGCCGTAGCAAATTGTTTATGGTCTTGATTGTCTCTATCGCTTTCTACAGCAACTTAGAATTAGAGTCCGCTCCCCTTACGCGAGCGATTGCCGACTACTGTGTCTTATCTGTTCAAACTGGCTTGTTTTCAAACGCTTCGCTCTCCCGGGATCGTTTCAATTTGATAAGCGTTCTTCGTGTGGTTGCTTGTCTTTTCGCTATTTTCGTCTACTTATTGACCGGTGGTGGTTTGACCGGCCCTCTGCAATCCGGCCAACACGATCCGACACGTAGCTAGATCGTCGTCGTTGGTGATCTTTTCGATGACCTTTTTTTCGTATTTGTTCTGCGGTCGTCAATCGTATTCAGTTTTCATCCTAAGGATAGATCAAGGGAGGAAATTGTTTATCATTCCATACCGAACCACTGctttattcaaaaaataattttaaatgtgTTCTTTAATGTGTAGCCCGCATATCTAACATATCATTGTGTTTGTCTCTTTTCAGAATTTTTGAAAGAACGCAAGCGTCGCCTGTCGTCTACTGTTGCGGTGGAGAAAATTTCCGCCAAAAAGGTACGCATGATGATGGGTGCTTCTTCCTCGTCGTCCGAgaatggtgatggtgctgccgGTGGTCCGCAGGAGGCTTCTGCATCGACAGCAAACTAAAACACTTCAGTGTGCCATCTGACATGAGAGAAACCTCTGGACCATCGAAACACGTTACTTTCCTCCACAACAGCACCCAGCGGACACTATTCCACGACTGTACGGCGGCGACGTCAGTGTAATGCGACAGTGTCGGAATATAGGGTATATTTGCTTCACATTACTTTCTGGCAAAAGTGCGCGAGCGCTCCCGGAAACCGTACTGTCTGTCAATAGTCGTAACAGTTATCTTTTTTTACTCTTAGTAACTCTTCAAATGTGAGCTAGGAAACACTTTGTGTTCCGTGTTTGCAGCAA
Proteins encoded:
- the LOC120954909 gene encoding uncharacterized protein LOC120954909 — protein: MGAQVYNQTIERLHYSPVPPIKNYKRLSPAKSLLNRTKRNLFGSVEPKAFMDYYKSQMQKASEEKRKKWNFNFNLEKPLDGPLQWEPVGTNRVPVVTLTQAAHVIPGTRRPAGLERSSSSTSSSSVDILSSDELMDQRAERANRGSSVESLDGTLSSLSPAEEEEEEQESVQTYPIMPSSPKKKCAARSQSPKPSSSKGSKLRQPQITEFLKERKRRLSSTVAVEKISAKKVRMMMGASSSSSENGDGAAGGPQEASASTAN